The window ACAAAAATGCTTTCATCTCAAATGATCATATAGTTTTTCTTTTCTATAGAGGAACAATAAGAATTattccatccgtttcaatttgtttgaatattttcagAGTACGAGAGTCAAATTGATTAATTTTCAGCGGGACAAAGATTCTTtaagttttttaaaataaaattacatatttAGAGACTAcataaaaagtactataagtcaCCATAgctaacaattcaaaatatttaaaaactatttgCTAAAAACAtgatcaaataaaaccttgtttGACTCCCCAAATAGTAAAAGATTCATTCTTTTTTAAACCGGGGATTATATATTTCAGATTCTTAAAGTTTATTTGGTAATGCGGAAGCTAAAACTTCAATAATTACGGAGAAAGGGTACAAGCAGTAAAAATGCAAGATAGATATATAGTAAATGAGAGGGAATAAAAGTGTTGAACCGATTATGTTAATAACAATCGTTTATAATTAAGCTTCAAAACGAGCTGAACTTTGTGATATTGTTAGAAGTAGTAATAGTGTAACCCCTTTAAATTTTGAGGATGATCCGATGTAGGGTCCCGGCACGGTTAGTTGATAGGGTTGAAAATGGTCACTGAACAATAGGTAACGATCTCCTGATTTGTGAGAAGTTGTTGTTACAACCTCGGCGTCCGATCCGTTAGGGACATGGATCTGTAATGTTTGTATTCGAAGAGGATTATATGAAAAGCCAAGGTAGACAAGGGCGGAGCTAGAGTTTAGGTTAGGCGTTCGGCCAAACTGAATAGTCTTGGTTCAAACTcgatatttattttaagaaattaattaaatatatatcaattattaatttagaaccccaGTAACTTTAAAGAAATAAAATtctgaatatataatttttaaattctGGTTCCACCTACGAGAGTAGTTACGTTGTAGGCAACGCCTGCCGAATTAATGGTGTGTATGCGGGCTTGCTGGGTTGGCGGCCTTGGGACCTTTATGGTGCCCACAAGAtaggaaaaatgacattgtattgacgctgtaaaaataataacaaaaaaatatataaaatttgtatattttttgtatatttatatacattctgtatgttatatacaaaaattatataaattttatatactttttcgactaccgaatataaataatttctggcgTGGGAAAAAAGTGATAATACCCGGACAAGATATGCATGATGGGCTGTCTATCTCAGGGGACCAAAATTTTCCCCTACAATGTATGGTCTTGTTTCTTCAGTTCTACCCACTAATATAGTCTTGTTTCCTAACTTGATGGCACCATGAGGCATGCATCAAATTTAGGAAACTTATATAAATTTAGGCAGGAGAAAAGGACGTGAAAGGTAAAACTTTCATTGACTGGGATTTCTTGTGAAAACACCAACTACAAACTACATAAACAGTCAAACAAAGCTGCAGGCCAAGAtgtaaggaggaggaggaggaggaggaggtagaaCCGTAGAAATaacgagagaaaaaaaaaacacctTTGGAAATAAATCCTCATTATCATTGTTGTTCTAAGTGCTCATAGGGCTATCTGGATCATTTAGAGTAGCTATAGCAGTTTCAATCCTCATCTTCAAAAGTTCCTTCTCTTCCTCATCAGCCTGGAAAAGATAAATCAATGTTAGCTAATAGCATACATTATTGAACTTTTaagaaatgataattaattaattacaacATTCAAAACTTCAGCAATCCATCTAACTATAAAAGGCTGTAATTATATTGTCAAACAGCTTAATCTTGTCAGAATACATCCTGTATAATCCATGTTAGTTTAAACATGGATTAGACATACTAGGTTTTATTGGAAGGTCTATGGAATGTAACTCAAGGTAAAAGACTACAAAACAGGTCTCAAAATACCATACCTTGTAACATTAAAGGTAAAAGTTTAGTGGTTCTTAAAGTTTCAGAAATGTATATGCAACGGTTAGCACGAGGGGACTTGTTGACAAGTTTTCATTCTTAAACTTGCAAAACTATAGTAATTTCACCCTTATCATACAAATTTTGGTATTTAACGCTAGATGcattaaaataataaatgaatgATTATGGTTAATAATTGCTGCAGTGAATCAACACGTGAATGAATTTTTTTCTGGAATTACACATTAATAAATCTTAATATAACTTTTTGGCAAGTGACAGATACGGATAAGCAGCATATCaaagaaaacatattttttttggtttaGTTGACGCCCTTTTCGTTAACAACCCTTTTCTTGGTTCTATTTTCCTGTTTCTTCTGTtccaaattattattatattcttcTGTTTCAATCGGAAAAGACGAAACCATTTTCCAATGAAGAGTAAATAAACTTTCCCTTCAAAATTAAACATAGTGGAATTCGAAGAGAAGCTTGTAGTATGTCCTCTTAAAAGACCGGGGAGGGGGGtggttgaaaattatatgattaGACTTCAAATTAAAGATCGAGTGCTAGGTAAATGATTAGGATGTcgtataaaaaaattgaaaaagaaatggaAATATATATACGTTAACATCACTGATCGAAGAGCTTTTCCAATTCTTTCTCCAATAATTTGAACGATTGACGTTAAATAAATATGattatttcattttcattatgCAATCTCAGAAAGACTTTTGATATATCTCACGTTCATTACTGTGCGCATAATACCTTTTTAATGGTAAAATATATTTCTTTCCGTATTCAAACGTGCCTTAACTTCTTTATATACATGCAAAAGACTAAATTGAGTCGATACCAAAAATATTGCGTAAGATAGTAATTCCAAGGTCAATTCTTTTTTTAATTCCACCAAATTCATTGCTAATGGAAATTCAGTTACTTTATTTCTATTTCCATTATATATGACCTAGAAAAGAGAATGAACCTAACTCGAATGTcaggtgtttttttttttttttgtgtgttttggagAAAAAACTAAGAAATCTCGACCAACACTACAAAAGTGCAAAAAGaattcaaaattgaaaatttattaagGAAAATGTATGAGATTAACTAAAAAACCCTGGTTAATCTCCTTGAACATCCTGTATATAGTAAAGATACTTCTAGAGGATAGTCTGTATTTTACTGCTAATCATTGACATAAAATAATACAATCTTGCCCCCTAATAATATGCCGCACTCCGCATAATCAAACTTTATTTATTCAAGTGGACCATGAAAAGATTATTTCCTTAGTAGGGCCCTTATTTATCATTTGGTCCCACATCCTTGACAAAAATATTGGACCATGTATTAGTTTGTCAAAATATTGGACCATGTATTAGTTTGGGGCCTAACCATAAATAGAATACATTTTTATAAGTTTACTTGGAAACTGATCCACAAATTGTCTCAACCATACAAttaaataattcataaaattaattaaaagaaagtaacacaatttaaatatttaagtgCTACCATTTTTTAATTCCTTATATAAAGGGATAATTCATGATTTTATATTATGTATGACCTGTTGATGACTGTCATGACTTCAGGAAATAAAGATTTATGCTAGACATGGTTCACTTGCACCATAAGATCTTGATATCCACGCTCTACAGATTATTTTGCCTTTTGTAATTGCACAAACACCCCTTTTATTTAAAgaatttcatgtatttatttttcttttcttttccagttttcccGATTAAAAAAGAATTGCAATTACAAAAGCCTTTTGGAGTTTTAACTTTAATCTGTTAGAACCGTCGCTTGAACCAAAACCACCCGCTGAACTAGTTCTCTTTTTGAAGAGTCTAATTACTAATACTGATAATATAAAAGATTTATATATTATTAGATTATTTTAAAAAACTTATATCGAGTGTGAGTAGATAGCTTGCAAAAAATGCAAGTGAGGTACAATTAAATTATCATTAATGCATATAAGTTAATTGTTTCTTAAATCAACAAAGCATTATTTACTATTTCCTTCATTCCAAAAAGTATGATACAGTTTGGGTTTAAGCAGTTGCGGACCCAGAATTTTGTGCAAGCGTGTTTAATCTTTGAAATACATAACTttattagtaaaatagtagttgtcaaatgggttcaaataaaatatttatacaaaatttacgcagctttaatcctaatttatacatatacacagcattatttttttatgaagcgggttcagttgaacccgatTGCCACCACATGCGTCCGCCACTGGTTTTAAGACTCAAACGAGTAATTTTTTTACCGtgattttttcatgtcttttaaatattttggatagttaattattatgacttataatactttacaaattttattttaaaaaatttaaagattaTATGTTCGAATTTGCAGTCAACATTTAAACTTTTAAATATCGAAATTCGAATTGTGTCATTACGGCGAATATCACTCTAAGTATCAATTCTAAACTTACGTAACATTAGTTTTTTTGGGGCAGATAGGAGGATCTATACGGCATGATTGCCTTCTACCTACTGAATTATagttttaaagaaaattcaaattcaaatacatTTTTGTGTATTTTCTTTATTCAACCCTTTATTATGTTGTTTAAACAAAACTTGGACATAGTCCAATTGAGGCTTGATTTATTTGACATGGATGCACATGCAAGCCTTGAATGCTTTTAAGAAATTAAATTTTGTAACTGTAAAAATCTTGGGGGTTATTAGTGGAATTATCTCAATTCTAAAAAGCAAAAGTTCAGACAagggaataaataaaaaagaaagttaGATAAAGGATACGCAGAAGAGAAGGGAAAAAcaatggaaaagaaaagaaacaaaaagagaataaaaacagAGAAAACAAGGTTCTTACCTCAatgaaagctgtcttgagaagCCTCCCAGAGAAAGCAGTGATATTTGCACTAATGATTTTGATATTCAAAGATTCAAAGATCTCACAAACTTTTACCATTGTGTCTGTTCTTTTGCTGCAAGTGAGGCTCACCACCACTGTCTTTTCTCCCATTGAAGATACCCTCaactaataaaaaataaattaataagtaacttcttgttttcttgttttgttttcctttcttttaggaGGGTGGAGATCACTATAATGTGAATGAATGAAAAGTTTATACTATAAATGAGTGAAAAGTCAGTTTTGTCATCTGTTTGACTATGTTTTCTTGTTTGCAATATTCTTCTCTTGGAGTATTAAttacctcaagtacttcaacagGAGAAGAGGATGGTGATGATCTTGTAGTTGATCCAGAAGAATCATAACCATATTGCTGTTCAAGTCTTCTTGATCTTTTAGGCTTTGCATCAAAGCTCGCATCTTGATCAAATTCAAGACTGGTATTCTTCTTTGACCTTCCAGATTCAAGCTCTGATATCTCTGCTTGAATTCTCCTTTCTTGCTCATGCAATTCTTGAATGTACTCAATTGCATCTTTGATTATTGATGCTTTATCCATCTGAAAAGTCACAATAATATAAGGGGTATTATCGCTTTTAACCCGCCTATATACATTggatagccgaaaaaatatacaaattatatacatttttttgactattatttttacagcgactatacagtgtcatttttccaTAATATAATTTGGATAAATGAATACTCAATTAAccaaaaaagggaaataaaacaAGAGCAGTACATTGTCAGCAAAGAAAGATTGAGGGTATGGAAGTGGGGTGGGGTATTCAATGGTAATAAAGGTAGTATTAATGTATTATGTAATTTCTATTGGGGAAAATAAGAGGGAAAGAGCAATAACGAAATCAAGCAAAACaattttttccccttttcttttattCACCATTAGTGATTCAATATAATTGGTCACCTTGCTAATGTTTGGGACCACAGCTCTAAGTGCAAATAACCTCTCATTTAGCTTCTTCCTCCTATTCCTTTCTGACACAATGTTCTTGGATGCCAACGATGATTGTGCCCCGTCCGGCGAGCTTGAATCATAGTATGCCGAGATTGCCTCATCGAAATAGCTGCTGCATTAATTCAATCAATCACTTATGCAAATTTCAAATCATTTTGTCCATTTCTTGGTgctccaaaagaaaaaataagtgaaaaaGAATCTAAACATTCAATCCagaagaaatataataaaaatgaaagtTTATATACCTATCGAGTTCTTCGTTTTGTAAGAACATGTTTGTTTCCCAATAATTCTTATACTCATCACCGATGTTCTCCATCTTCTTGGGGAGAGGGGGTCGAGTGAGGAGGAAGCAGACACGTTATGCTTTAAATCTTTTGTGGGTACAGGGGATGTAAGCTTTAAAACAAAATGGACATAGTTGAGAAGAAGGGGAGTAGGTATATATAGATGAGAAAAAGAGCACGTgcgcttcttctttttttttttctctaaatATTTTCCTGGTTTTATTTTTTGATGCTTCATGGAAAGCTCTTATTTATCCCTGCCGTCCACATAGTAAGAGAGAGGTTAAGAGAAGGGTCTATGAGGCCGCGTGGTGGGGGCATAGTAGACGCTAGATAGCTAAAGTTTTCAGTGGCGGAGCTAGAGTGCCGAAAATGTGTTTGGCCGAATCCAGTAATTTTAGTTCGAATTTTGTATTTAtcttaaaatttttattaaatatgtataaattattaatttaaaataaattaatttaagacGATTAAAATCTTAAACTCATAAATTTAAAATTCTAACTCCCTGCTAAGTCCGTTTTACGAGCATAGGTGGCGCGTAGTTAAAAGTTTGCATTTGACCTACCAAATTGCAGAGTGATTGATATGTGTCTGATTGAATTTCATCACACTTTCTCTGTCCTATGTGTTTTCTTTTTCCTAATGAAACTCGACCATCTGCCCTATGTTAATTTGATACGACTATtcactttattttaaaaaattcacTATATCATTTTAGAAACTAGATAAGTTTCACATtactattttactattaacaTTACCTCTAATAGGCTCCATCCAATACAAAAATAAAGGGAAAATAACCATTTTGTTCACTGAGTTATTACTCGTAATTTCGATTTTGATCCCTCTATTATTCAACTATGCATATTTAACCTCTAATTAATCTAAAGGTATAGTTTTTACCTTTAAAGATATGGGGGATTAGATAGTTGATAGAATCATTAAGAGAAAAAaacggaaaaaaaagaaaaagaaaagagaagagcaTAAGAGGATATTCAAGAGATCTCGACGTTATTGAACCGAAAACAAGCCCAAGCTTATTAGAACATTTATAGACTCAACTTAGACTGATGGTAGTTTCCATAGTTATTCTTTCAAGTAATGTTTATACGGATAGGTCTGTACCCGGGGGCGGACCTACATTGGGGTGGGGTCATCAGAACCTTTAGCTTCCGCAAAggactgtatatatatatttcattaataTTGAGGACTCCTTAAATATATTATGCGGCCACCAAAATTAACAAGATTTAAATAGAGTAATTGGTTTTTAGAAGTGCTTAAGTACTTTCATCCTCTTTAATACTCAGGTTCTATTCTTATCTCAAATAATGcatatgtttttattttatttttaagttgGTGCCCCCGCTCAAATCCTCGGTTCGCCTAGGACCAAACTCAAACagcttttgtttctttttcttaacTTGTCCCATCGCTTCTTTGACCCATTTGCCATTTCAAAGAGAGGATGTTGGGGAAACTTGCAGAGAAAGCTTGTTTTTGCTTGTCAAGGTAAAGATAAGTAAATTTCTGGCACACATTTATATTTCATTCACTACATATATAGGTTAACTAAATGTTAAATGTGTATAGTTGAATAAGATGGAGACCTAAATCGGCATTACGTTATAACTCCTGGATCAAAATTgctatttttcgaaaaataagtTATTGGATCCAAATGTACTTCtaattttgtttttcattttgtgACTGTTCTATGAGCCAAAATATCAACATATTTTTGTTAAACTCTAAATCTACTCAAACCATACAAAAAAATTGAGATAGAGGAATAATACTTTTGAAAAGAGAACTAAAttctcaatttataataatttttcaattattactctacacacacacacacacacacacacacacacatatatatatatatatatatatatatatatatatatatatatatatatatattctttttttttagacaagagtgggttgctatagtggtgagcaccctccacatATACCGATTGTCAGAGGCGAACCAAGTCAAACCCAACTGAGGTAATTACAATCTGAGCCGACTCAAGCACGAATGCAACctagtttttgaaaattttacttGAGCGGGTGTTGCGATcaaacacacacgcaagtatacgtgattGTCAAGTAATAAaatagtgagtagagtatcgttcccacggaGACTTATGATTAACTCTTGACTAAATCAAACTCAAAGCAATTAAACGTATAGGTGATTAATTAACTACCAAAGAAACTACCAAGCAATTAAATAAACTAGAGATTGATGAAACACGTAAGCAATTTTGGATGAAAATTAATAGGAAAAGATATTCTAGGATTAtaggttagctaacaatcccattATGTTCTCTACTTAAACTAACTAGTtgatttatctggtttattgattgacagggttaatggtactcataagaatctgtcgagttttTACTTGTCTATTCAAGTTAACTTaacacctatatgtctatggaattaagactaacaagaacgcatttataattcttgtatttcaaccaagcaagacaattgggtatatgtctatcctaatcgtGAATCCGTTCCCCAATGccaaggttcaagaacttgctctatctaatcctatatgcaatctagagtttCCACTTTCGCGTTCAACTCTAGATTGGTAAATTGTATTTCGTTGTTAGCTAGGCAACAAAATAGTTAAGaacataattaaataaacaaaccaatatgataaaatcaaaatCGTCAATTTAAACTTCCAACGccaacattcatgtagcacccatAACCCTAGAACGAGAAGAACTAGCTACTCATAGTTATGCTAATCATCATAAGAATGTTTGACAACATAAAACTACAAGTAgtacaagaaagaaagaaaaattctaTGATTTTTGGCTCATAAATTGCTCCAGCAACGTTTCTCCTTTGCTAGGGTCGAACTCCCCTCAAAAAgtgtgtttaatgactatttatatgtgtatgaAAAGTTCTAGACGATTTTAACCAAGtccaataaaaacataaaaaagttAGCCTCCTAAATATGTTAGGTGCGCCACACTGCCTATAACACAGAATTTGGGTGCTATAGTGAGTGTTGGGCACTGAGGATAGCACTGAAATTTTGTGCTATAGTGGGTGTTGGGCGCTGACTATGGCACTACTCCATTATTCCTCCATTCTTCTTTCAACCACTTCTACACAAGTAAACAACATAATTAGGATCAAAACATCATAATGCACTCTTAGTATCACTATTATTATACTAAAATTCGAGGTAATTATCATCATATTATATGTACTTTTAGCCAATTATCACTATCCCACATTTAAGTGTTTGCTCGTCCTCGGGTGAACCAAGACTACACCAACAATCCCGCTTCAAAACACAACTACAAGCACACAACTTAGAGGAACAACTATCAATTTAGCACATTACACTTATGACTTCGGTTGATAACAACAATTAAGCTCTAGCATATGTACTTTTCACAAACTTCCCACTTTTTTAGGCTAAACTTATTCAAAGTATGTAACCCATATAGACAACATACTCATGATAATATTAGCCTAAAAATTGACTCAATGTCACAAAGAACCCATAGCTTGAACACTCACGCTAACCGAGAAGTCTAATAACCTTACCTATCCATTACAAAATCATGTGCTTTCACAACAAAGCAAAGAGAGTAGGCAATCCGCACATTCAAATCAATTGTCCAAATGTAATTTAAGGACTCACACATTAGaaagaaatcactcactctcataAAGAAGTCACATACTTGCAAGAAGGTACCATAGATTTGCCCAttatgtaaatctctactaatgcaGGCTCGCTCGATCTAAATCAATTAGGAGTTTATCATGATtataatgtgggctaagggacgggtaggatatatttaggaaatAGTGGATCACCCTCCTAAGctctttaacacatcacataattAACTTTAAGCGCATATATCTTCAATCCAACttcaatttcaaaaataatatcaccccaaatattctttttttctttaagcAAAGCTTTAATTTGTTTTAGCAATCTACTAGGCGATGTGCCTAGAGTTTTTTTTTTAGCAATCCAGTAGGCAAGTGCCTAGAGCTAGATTTTATATATATCtctcaaaaaaacaaaacaaactagtGACAGGAGGTCTTACAAtgtgaaagaaataaaatttgaCGAATACATATCCCCTATTATCAATGTTGAGCGAGGTGCTCAACAATGATATTACAAAATACAATCTAGGAAATCCAAAATATGGAGTTATAAAAACTATCCTTGCTAAGTCACTACAATTCAAGTCCAAATTCAATCTTCTTTTGTTGGAAATTTGTCCATCTTTCCTTTGCTGTAAAAAATACGAACATAGTGCATGTAAAAACTCTGCTGCCTTGCCATTTCTTTGGTGTCTCCTTTCTATGTCATGTATGTTGTTCTATTTCCCAATCTAATTACATACCATTGCTCCTTCCTCTTGATGTCTAGCAACCAAAGTTGTACATGCCTTTTCATAGAGCCACATAAAATCAGTCTCATCCTCAACCAAGTCTAAGTTCCAGGACTTTTGCACGTTTGTTGAGTAGCACTGTTTGCTCCAAATTTCTTGTTTGTTCCAGCTATCACTCACTGAATTTGCTTCATGAGGCCAATAATGGGTAGTTGATTTAATGTAATGCATGTGGTTTTGATTCCACAATGCATCCTTTGTACCCAACTTTTGGCTCTCAAAGTCGGTACCTCATGAAATATTCCAGTTCAAAAATATGGATAGCCAATTCCTCTGTATGTTTGTCATTTGTACTGCTACTGCTGGGCATTTAGTTTGTGCCATGATCAACTCAACATAATGAACCTCCAGCATTCTATTCTTGTATGTGCAGTCCAAGATAAGGCTGTCTATTTCCAGTTCCTTCTTATGCAATGTTGATTCCAAGCTTGTTTCCATGCTTGTGACTATCATTGACACTCCCTCAAGGGAATGAGAACTTAGTTCTAATACCACCCATTGAGTTTGTATCAGATGATAGGGAATGAACACAGCAACATCTCCTGCAAAAAGAACACTAGGTTAGTATAAAAAAAGACCCCATGCTCTCCTCCAAAAGGATTCGAACATGGTAATAAAAATGTGACCTCCAGTGAACTCCTTCCCCTTTGTTGACCTCTCCTTTCCCTCTTCTAGTTTCTTGCAACTCTTACTCGTAGATATAGACATTACATCTTATCACTATTCACCAATCTTCTTCCTTGAACATCCAGATCTACAAAGCAATGGCATTCTATGGGGCCAATGTCTAATGGATAGTTCGTAAGGTGATCTGCTAGGCTATTTCCCTCTCTAAGGGTGTGTGCTACTGTCACATTACACCTTGCCATCAACTCCTTGATCTCCTCCACATAAACAGTAATCGCCCATGGAGCTTTCCATTCTGCAGTTACTACTTTTTTCAGCATCATTGAATCCGTGTGAAGATCGATTAACATATAGTCATGCTCAATACAATACCTTACATCTTCGAACATTGCTTTTGCTTCAGCTTCAGAGTTTGTCCCCGCCTATATCTCCTTACCACATGCTTATATTACATCTCCATCTTCATTTCTCAATACAAACCCAATAGAGCTTCTACCTAGATTACCCCTGCAAGCTCTATCTGTATTTATCTTAACCCATCTTGTGCTTGGACACTCCCACATCACCTTAGTGACCCTCAAATTAGGCATATAATTCTCCATCATATCAATGAGTTCTGGCCATTTATGAGGTACATGATGAAGTCCAGGATTTCTGTATCTGACAAGAGACTAAAGCGTAAAAGAAACTTGATAAATGACCCTGCTCACCGTCACAGTATCCCCATATTATAATTGTTCCTTCGCTTCCAAAGTTCTCAGATTATGATAGCTCGCAATGCTTGCATTATAGGCTGCAATCGAGGAATGACATTAGCAGTCCACTTCACAATAGCCTGATGGAATATGATCCCATTTAATGATATACCTGCATGAGATAGAAATATTACCACACTCTATTAGCAGCATAGGAGGTGAAGAATAGATGTTACCTTGTCTCCTCCATTGGGTTAGCACATCACCAGTATCTAGAGGGCATTAGATACCCCAATCTTCTCATAAAATCATCAAGAGGCAGTTTGTTTCTCCACACCTTCCACATGAAAAAGGATATCTTAAAGGGCAGCCTCTTTATCCATATTTTCTTATATGAATCCATTGTTTCTTTCCTTCTCCTATCCTAAGAAGATCTTACGTTGAACTCACCCTTAGTTTCCAGCATCCAGTAAGGCTTGTCAATCTCACCTTGGACTCCCTTAGGTTTAACATTGTCAAGGATATGCACAGCAATATCCTCAAGTAGTATCTCCAGCAACTTCTCAACATCCCATGCACCATCCTCAACCACATCATACACGTTATGAATTGATTCATCATATACAAAATCATGTGGGGTAACGAAGTATAGAGCTCCCAATCCTGTCCAATTCTCAAATCAAAATAGAGTAGATCCCATTCTTGTATGCCAAAGAATCCGATGTTCAATTCTGTCTCTACATTCTAACATTTTCTTCCATATATGAGAGCCATATCTCCAAGGAACTATTATTGGGTTTAGCTTTTTACAGTACTtctggctcatgaaggaactccaTAGTGTAGGCTTTGTTCGAAAATTCCACCACAACTTACAAAATAATGCCTTCGACACATCATGCAAAGATCTAAATCCTACCCCTTCTTTTTCATATGGCATACACAAATTTTCCCAAGATGCCTAATGCCTGCTTGTACCACCTTTAGTGCTGCTCCAAAAACATTGTGCAAACATCTTATGTAGACTATTTATGACACAAGCTGGGGGGTTAACTGCTGAGAGGAGATGTATGGGCATGCTCTGGAGAACATTGGAGATCAATACAACCCTTCCCCCTATTGAAAGCATCTTACCTTTCCATGGCTATAATTTATCCATTACTTTGTTCAAAAGACCTTGATAATAATCCTTCCTTCTTCTAgcatagaaaataggacaaccAAGATATGTGAATGGAAACTCTTGTCTACCAATCCGAGTAATCCTCTGAACCTTTGCAGCCACCTCCATGGTTGTAGAGTGATGCATATACACAACAGATTTAGCCTTATTAATCAACTGCCCTGATGCAGCTTCATATGCACTAAGTACTTTCATCACCAACTGTAAAGATGTAGCATCGGATGATAAGAATATTATAGTGTCATCTGCATAATCTAGATGATTGATTTTAGGACTCCATTTGGGCAATCCAAAACCACATAAATAAAGATTCATATGCAGATCATTTAGGCCCCTCGACAAAGCCTCAGCAGCAAGAATAAATACCGTAGGTGACAATGGATCACCTTGCTTAACACCCATAGATGATTTGAAAAAAACATATGGTAGGCCATTAATGAGCACAAAATACCAGTTATTTGAAACAATTCCAAACACCAGCCCAATGAATCTTTCGCAGAATCCCATTTTCCTCGAAACCTTAGCCAAAAACAACCATGAAAGCCTATCGTAGGCTTTACTCATAT is drawn from Nicotiana tabacum cultivar K326 chromosome 9, ASM71507v2, whole genome shotgun sequence and contains these coding sequences:
- the LOC107774553 gene encoding transcription factor bHLH35 isoform X2 yields the protein MENIGDEYKNYWETNMFLQNEELDSYFDEAISAYYDSSSPDGAQSSLASKNIVSERNRRKKLNERLFALRAVVPNISKMDKASIIKDAIEYIQELHEQERRIQAEISELESGRSKKNTSLEFDQDASFDAKPKRSRRLEQQYGYDSSGSTTRSSPSSSPVEVLELRVSSMGEKTVVVSLTCSKRTDTMVKVCEIFESLNIKIISANITAFSGRLLKTAFIEADEEEKELLKMRIETAIATLNDPDSPMST
- the LOC107774553 gene encoding transcription factor bHLH35 isoform X1 codes for the protein MENIGDEYKNYWETNMFLQNEELDSSYFDEAISAYYDSSSPDGAQSSLASKNIVSERNRRKKLNERLFALRAVVPNISKMDKASIIKDAIEYIQELHEQERRIQAEISELESGRSKKNTSLEFDQDASFDAKPKRSRRLEQQYGYDSSGSTTRSSPSSSPVEVLELRVSSMGEKTVVVSLTCSKRTDTMVKVCEIFESLNIKIISANITAFSGRLLKTAFIEADEEEKELLKMRIETAIATLNDPDSPMST